The Gloeomargarita lithophora Alchichica-D10 genomic sequence AGCATCGGGAATTTGTCCGGGATTTGGTAATGAATCTCCAGGCATTAGCCACCGTTTTGGAACGGCAGGGGCGTTTGGCCTCCTGTTACACCTGCGGTCCGGCGATGAATAGTGCCTCGTTTATGGTCAGTTTGGCGGACGGGCACTTGATTCGGTTTTTGGTGTCTGACTACGGCATTACCTGGACGGAAATGCGGGATGATCGGGAGTTGATGAAACTGGAAGGGGCGGAAGCGATTGCCCAACTGCAAGAATTGGCGAATCTGGTGCGCCAACCGGGTTCCCCGGTAGAAGCCTAAGTCCCTGACCGGCGTTCCCACAACCATTCTGCCCATTGCCACGCACTGATAAAGCTGGCAGGGTTGGCTTTGCCTTGACCAGCAATATCAAAGGCCGTGCCATGATCCGGAGACGTGCGAATAAAGGGCAACCCCAGGGTAGTATTGACCGCTTGGTCAAAGGCCAGGGCTTTGATGGGAATTAACCCCTGGTCGTGGTAAAGGGCGATGCAGGCATCCCAGGGGGAAGCAACGTTTTCCTGCCACCAAGCCTGCGCTGGAGCTACCCAAAGGGTATCCGGGGGGACAGGGCCGATGAGATTCACCTGGGGAAATTGGGTTTGCATGGCCTGCATCCAGGGTTTTAGCATATCTTCCTCTTCCCGACCCAGATGCCCCTGCTCGCCGCTGTGGGGGTTCAAGCCCGCCAGTGCAATCCGAGGGTATTCCAGGCCAAAATCTCGCCGTAAACTCTGCACCAGCAGGCCAAGTTTTTCCGTCAGCAAGGCCGAGGTGATCTGGGATGGCACCTGCGCCAGGGGAATATGGGTGGTCGCCAGCAGGGTACGCAAGATGCAACCGGTGTGCGGCGAACGGGCGAAAAAGGCCATTGCGGTGGGGCTGGCTCCAGTCGCCTGCGCCAAAAATTCCGTCTGCCCAGGGTAGGCATACCCCGCTTGCTGCCAGTAGGCTTTGGCAATGGGTGCTGTGACCATTGCCTGACAGCCCAGATTAAGAGCCGTCTGCAAATACTGCACACTCAATGCCCCAGTGAGAGTGGAGGGTTGTCCAGGCAAAACCGGCCCTGGGGCGGGCACATCCACCAGATTTAGCTTCGCCGGGTCAGCCACCACCTGCCCCAACATCCGCAGACGCTCGTAGGTATCTACCAGCACCGACCAGGAACCCACGACCCGCACCGGCCAACGGGGTGAGTAGGTTTGATAGGCCCGGAGGATCAATTCCGAGCCGATGCCCGCGGGGTCACCCAAGGTCAGGGTTATGGTCACAAAAAAGGTGTGGGAGCGATGTCAAAAGTGCCCGAAAATCTGGCAAATATCTATTCTTCGTCTGCGGGAACCACCCCATTCAAAGAACGATCCACTTGGGTGAGGTGGATATGCTTATAACCGGGCTTGATTTCAAACTCATCCCCCGGCTTCAAACCCATTTTTTGCGTGTAGGCGGCACCGATCACAATTTGCCCATTGCGATGCACACTCACCCGGTAGGTGGGTTCCCGACCCCGCCCATCCCGAGCATTATCAATCGCCACGCCTTTGGCCAACAAAACCGCATCCATGAAGTCGGATACATTAATTCGCATCCGTTCACCTTTCACCCGGTAGTAACCACAGTATTTCGCTTTCTCTCGCCGGGTGAGATGACGCAATTCATCCACCTTTTTGAGGAGGACTTTTCCCGTGAGTGGTTCCTTGGGTAATTCTGCAATGGTTTCAGTCATATTGTTTGGGAGAAATTGATCAATCCCTAGCATAGCAGAATCATTTTTATCCTCCTAGGGTTAAAAGCAGTTTTTTGCAAAATTTGGGAAAAATTGCGGGGGGATTTTTCGCAAACTCCCAGGAATTGTCACCAAAAACTCCCCCCAGGCCGCTTTATGACCCACGACTGACTAGGGTTTTCAGATATTCGGTGTTGACTCCCGATTCCCGTACCAGGGCAATTTTACCCGTGCGTGCCATCTCCCGAATACCGAATTTCTGCAACATTTGCACAATTGCTACCATTTTTCCTGGGTCGCCGGTTACCTCTAGGGTGAGGGAATCTTCGGCCAAATCCACCACCCTAGCCCGAAATACCTGGGCAATTTCAATGATTTCCCGGCGGGTCAGGGGGGTGCCATTCACCTTGATCAACATCAATTCCCGCTCGACACAAGGTACATCGGTGATGTCTTGAACCTTGAGGACGTGGATCAGTTTATAAAGTTGTTTGGTGAGTTGTTCGATTTCCCGTTCATCCCCAGGGACGACCATGGTGATTCGGGAGATGCCCATCTGTTCGGCGGGGCCAACGGCGAGGCTTTCAATATTAAATCCCCGGCGGGCGAATAATCCGGCAATTCGGGTCAAAACTCCGGCTTCATCTTCCACCAGCACGGAAAGGGTATGTTTCATAGTCAATGGGTACAAAGGGTGGTTTTATTATCCCTGGAAATTGTCCTGGATGACCTGGGGTTGGGTCATCTGCTCCGGCTGTACCCATTGGTCAAATTCACGGGCGGTAAAATAGCCCAATTCCACACCGGCTTGGCACAGGGTTTTTTGTTCTTGATGCGCTTTGCGGGCAACTTGGGCGGCGCGGTCATAACCGAGGTGGGGATTGAGGGCGGTCACCAGCATCAAAGACTGTTGGAGATGGCTCTGAATTTGGGGTAGATTTGGGGTCAATCCCTGCACGCAATGCTGGTGAAAACTGCGGCACCCATCGCTGAGCAATTGCAAAGATTGCAACACATTATAAATAATCAGGGGTTTGCACACGTTGAGTTCTAAATTGCCTTGGCTATGGGCAAAACTCACGGCCTGGTGGTTGGCCATCACCTGCATCCCGACCATGATCAGGGCTTCGGCTTGGGTGGGGTTGACTTTGCCGGGCATGATCGAGCTACCGGGTTCGTTGGCGGGCAGGTGCAATTCCCCCAACCCGCACCGGGGGCCGGAACCCAACCAGCGGATGTCGTTGGCAATCTTGATCAAAGAACCGGCCAGGGCGTTTAACCCGCCGCTGAAATGCACGAGGGCTTCGTGACCGGCGAGGGCGGCGTAGGGATTGGGGGCTTTGCGCCAGGGGATGCCTGTCCATAATTGCAATAATTCCACGACCCGTTGGGCAAATGCTGGATGGGTGTTGAGGCCGGTTCCCACGGCAGTTCCCCCCAGGGCGAGTTCATACAAACCGGGCAAACATCCCTCCAAATGGGTCTGGTGGTGAGCCAAATGGGCAACGTACCCGGAAAATTCCTGCCCCAGGGTGAGGGGCACTGCGTCCATGAGATGGGTGCGGCCAATTTTGGTAATCCCCTGCCATTGTTGGGCTTTAGCGTGCAATGCCTGGAGTAATTCGCTGAGGGCAGGGTAAAGCTGACTGCGGTAAGTGGTGACGGCGGCCAGGTGCATGGCGGTGGGAAAAACATCGTTGGAGGATTGCCCCAGGTTCACATGGTCGTTGGGATGCACGGGGGTTTTGCGCCCCAGGGGTTGGCCGAGGCGTTCATTAGCCCGGTTGGCGATCACCTCGTTGACATTCATATTGGTTTGGGTGCCGGAGCCGGTTTGCCACACGCTGAGGGGGAATTGGTCATCCCAACGCCCCTGGGCAACTTCCTGGGCGGCCTGTTGGATGGGGGTGGCGAGGGCGGGGGCTAAACATCCCAATTCCTGGTTGGCTTGGGCGGCGGCCTGTTTGACCCACCCCAGGGCGTGGATCACCGCCAGGGGCATTGATTCCGTGCCAATGGCGAAATACTGGAGGGAGCGGGCGGTTTGACTCCCCCAGTAGGCAGTACGGGGCACCGCAACTTCACCTAAACTATCCGATTCGATGCGAAAGTCCGCTGGCGTTTGAGATTCAGACATGGCACTTGACACGGTGGGTTCGAGTGTTAAAATAGCGCATTACATTTTTGCAGGATAGGGTGATCATGGTGGATCGGCCCGCGACCCCGACCCTAGAAGGGGTCTTAACCCTCAAGGAATTGGTGGCGCGTTCCCAACGGGAGCATCGCAAGGTGCAGGAGTTGCTGAGCTATTTGGGTTCAGCCCTGCGAAACTTGCACAACTTGAACCAATTTTTACAACTGATTCCGGTGATCGCCACCCGGGTCTGTGAGGGGGAGGGAGCCGCCCTCTTGCTTTGGCAGGCGAAGGAGGGTTGTTTGACTTTGGCACAGTTCCATTCCCATCGGGAGGAGTGGAATGTAACCCTGCGTCCCCTGTTGGGGGATTATTTGAGCCGCTTACCCCTTGAGATGGCGCACCCGTTGTTTGCCCGGCTGGAGGTGGAACTGCCCCAGGTGCTCCAGGTGACGGCGGTGGGGACGGCGGTGATTGTGGCGGGGCAGGAGCAGGGTTGGTTGGTGGTCTTTAGCGACCGGTCGGGACTGGTGACCCACGATGCCCGCAAGCAATTACTCAACCTGGTGGCGGATCAAACGGCGGTGGCGATGGAGCAGGAACAACTCCGGCTAGCCCTGCGGGAACGGGAACGTTTGGACCGGGAGTTAAAACTGGGGGCGGAAATTCAAAAACACCTCCTGCCGGAAACCCATCCCCGGATTCCGGGGCTACAGCTCGAATCCCGTTATTTTACGGCGCAGTGGGTGGGGGGTGATTACTACGACTTTATTCCGGTGGCCGGGGGCGAACGCTGGGCGATTGTGATTGGCGATGTGATGGGCAAAGGGGTGCCCGCCGGGTTGATCATGACCATGACCCGGGGGATGTTGCGCTCGGAGGTGCTGCGGGGTCATACGCCAGCGGAGATTCTCAGCCATCTGAACCAGGTCATGTACGAGGATTTGACCAATTCCCATCGCTTTGTCACCCTGTTTTATTCGGAGTACGACCCCCATTCCCGCCAACTTACCTTTTGTAATGCGGCGCACAATCCGCCTTTGTTGTGGCGTAGTCAGGTGCAGGAAATTGTCCAATTGGATACGCCGGGGATGTTGATTGGCCTGGAACCCCAGGGGCAATACGAAAATGGTGCCATTTCCCTGACCGCCGGGGATGTGCTGGTTTATTACACGGATGGTTTTACCGATGCGGCCAATTTTCAGGGTGCCCGGTTTGAAACGGCGGGACTGCTCCAGGCGGTGCAGGATGCCTGCGCTTTGCACACCACAGCCCAGGATATTTTGGAGTATTTGTTTGTACAGGTGAAAGCCTTTGTTGGGCCACGGGGGAGTGCCGGGGACGACATTACTTTGATTGTGGTGCGGGTGACGGATTAATCCCCCTGGGCTTCGGCGCGCTCCACTTCCCGTTGCAACCGCTCCAACTCCTCCGGGGACAGTTGTTCAATTTGGCGGGCGAGCCAGGCTTGGTCGTACTGCTCCCGTTGCTGGTGATAGGTCATATCCTGGCGTACCACCCGCCGAGAGTAGGTCAAAATCCAGAGCATCAAGCCCACCGTCAAAGTCACCTGCGTCCACAATCCGGCTTTCAAGCTATCCAAACCGAAGCCTTGGAGCAGCAGATAGAGCAATCCCCCCGCCCCCAACACAGCAACCCCCCAGCCAATCACATCAATCCGTCGCATGAGTTGGGTAACCCGTAATGCTTACCGCTTTTATTGTAACGAACCCGTAGGGACATCCGGGTTTCAGGACTTGACCCGTTGGTACAGAAATAAGGTGCGCCCCGCTTCCAGGGGATAGGGATTGGGATATTGTTTCAGTCTTTGAAACTCAGGAGTATTCAATTCACGAATCAATTGCTGTGCGGTGTCGTAATCAGATTTAGTGATTTTACCGTTATCTAAATCCCGTTCAAGACTGTCAACATAGCCCGTATCAAAAAATATGTAATCCGCCTGATTAAATAATTTTACAGCGTTTGCCAAATCTTGATGGGAAAAAGTCACCCCCAGGAGTTGGGGGTCAATACCAGTTTTCAATGTATGGTAATTAGCCACAGAAGAATACCAGTAGGATAATTCCACGATCAATTCTTCTGGTTTAACCTGTTGCGCTAAATC encodes the following:
- a CDS encoding DUF1815 family protein, with translation MFIRLANQHREFVRDLVMNLQALATVLERQGRLASCYTCGPAMNSASFMVSLADGHLIRFLVSDYGITWTEMRDDRELMKLEGAEAIAQLQELANLVRQPGSPVEA
- the pdxA gene encoding 4-hydroxythreonine-4-phosphate dehydrogenase PdxA — its product is MTITLTLGDPAGIGSELILRAYQTYSPRWPVRVVGSWSVLVDTYERLRMLGQVVADPAKLNLVDVPAPGPVLPGQPSTLTGALSVQYLQTALNLGCQAMVTAPIAKAYWQQAGYAYPGQTEFLAQATGASPTAMAFFARSPHTGCILRTLLATTHIPLAQVPSQITSALLTEKLGLLVQSLRRDFGLEYPRIALAGLNPHSGEQGHLGREEEDMLKPWMQAMQTQFPQVNLIGPVPPDTLWVAPAQAWWQENVASPWDACIALYHDQGLIPIKALAFDQAVNTTLGLPFIRTSPDHGTAFDIAGQGKANPASFISAWQWAEWLWERRSGT
- a CDS encoding AbrB family transcriptional regulator; amino-acid sequence: MTETIAELPKEPLTGKVLLKKVDELRHLTRREKAKYCGYYRVKGERMRINVSDFMDAVLLAKGVAIDNARDGRGREPTYRVSVHRNGQIVIGAAYTQKMGLKPGDEFEIKPGYKHIHLTQVDRSLNGVVPADEE
- the ilvN gene encoding acetolactate synthase small subunit, with amino-acid sequence MKHTLSVLVEDEAGVLTRIAGLFARRGFNIESLAVGPAEQMGISRITMVVPGDEREIEQLTKQLYKLIHVLKVQDITDVPCVERELMLIKVNGTPLTRREIIEIAQVFRARVVDLAEDSLTLEVTGDPGKMVAIVQMLQKFGIREMARTGKIALVRESGVNTEYLKTLVSRGS
- the fumC gene encoding class II fumarate hydratase, yielding MSESQTPADFRIESDSLGEVAVPRTAYWGSQTARSLQYFAIGTESMPLAVIHALGWVKQAAAQANQELGCLAPALATPIQQAAQEVAQGRWDDQFPLSVWQTGSGTQTNMNVNEVIANRANERLGQPLGRKTPVHPNDHVNLGQSSNDVFPTAMHLAAVTTYRSQLYPALSELLQALHAKAQQWQGITKIGRTHLMDAVPLTLGQEFSGYVAHLAHHQTHLEGCLPGLYELALGGTAVGTGLNTHPAFAQRVVELLQLWTGIPWRKAPNPYAALAGHEALVHFSGGLNALAGSLIKIANDIRWLGSGPRCGLGELHLPANEPGSSIMPGKVNPTQAEALIMVGMQVMANHQAVSFAHSQGNLELNVCKPLIIYNVLQSLQLLSDGCRSFHQHCVQGLTPNLPQIQSHLQQSLMLVTALNPHLGYDRAAQVARKAHQEQKTLCQAGVELGYFTAREFDQWVQPEQMTQPQVIQDNFQG
- a CDS encoding PP2C family protein-serine/threonine phosphatase, with the translated sequence MVDRPATPTLEGVLTLKELVARSQREHRKVQELLSYLGSALRNLHNLNQFLQLIPVIATRVCEGEGAALLLWQAKEGCLTLAQFHSHREEWNVTLRPLLGDYLSRLPLEMAHPLFARLEVELPQVLQVTAVGTAVIVAGQEQGWLVVFSDRSGLVTHDARKQLLNLVADQTAVAMEQEQLRLALRERERLDRELKLGAEIQKHLLPETHPRIPGLQLESRYFTAQWVGGDYYDFIPVAGGERWAIVIGDVMGKGVPAGLIMTMTRGMLRSEVLRGHTPAEILSHLNQVMYEDLTNSHRFVTLFYSEYDPHSRQLTFCNAAHNPPLLWRSQVQEIVQLDTPGMLIGLEPQGQYENGAISLTAGDVLVYYTDGFTDAANFQGARFETAGLLQAVQDACALHTTAQDILEYLFVQVKAFVGPRGSAGDDITLIVVRVTD
- a CDS encoding DUF3007 family protein — translated: MRRIDVIGWGVAVLGAGGLLYLLLQGFGLDSLKAGLWTQVTLTVGLMLWILTYSRRVVRQDMTYHQQREQYDQAWLARQIEQLSPEELERLQREVERAEAQGD